In the genome of Aureimonas sp. OT7, one region contains:
- the guaB gene encoding IMP dehydrogenase, with the protein MAQIIETATGALALTFDDVLLQPAHSQVMPGQVDVRTRITRTLHVNLPILSAAMDTVTEARLAIAMAQAGGIGVIHRNLTPAEQAEEVRQVKKFESGMVVNPVTIGPDATLGDARALMASHRISGIPVVENGGRGGQTRGKLVGILTNRDVRFASDDRQKIHELMTKDNLVTVRDTVDQQEAKRLLHAHRIEKLLVVDGEGHCVGLITVKDIEKSQLNPNAAKDGQGRLLAAAATSVGEDGFERAERLIDAGIDLIVVDTAHGHSQRVLDAVARVKRMSNAVQVIAGNVATPSGTQALIDAGADGIKVGIGPGSICTTRIVAGVGVPQLSAIMDAVAVADKAGVPVIADGGIKFSGDLAKALAAGASAAMVGSLLAGTDESPGEIYLHQGRSFKAYRGMGSVGAMARGSADRYFQAEVRDTLKLVPEGIEGQVAYKGPVSAVLHQLSGGLRAAMGYTGAATLDDFRTNATFVRISPAGLRESHAHDVTITRESPNYPGGL; encoded by the coding sequence ATGGCCCAGATTATCGAGACAGCAACCGGCGCCCTCGCGCTGACGTTCGACGACGTCCTGTTGCAGCCGGCGCACTCTCAGGTCATGCCCGGGCAGGTGGATGTACGCACGCGCATCACGCGCACCCTTCACGTCAACCTGCCGATCCTGTCGGCCGCCATGGACACGGTGACGGAAGCCCGGCTTGCCATCGCCATGGCCCAGGCGGGCGGCATCGGCGTCATCCACCGCAACCTGACCCCGGCCGAGCAGGCCGAGGAGGTAAGACAGGTCAAGAAATTCGAGAGCGGCATGGTGGTCAACCCGGTCACCATCGGGCCGGATGCCACGCTGGGCGATGCCCGCGCACTCATGGCATCCCACCGCATCTCCGGCATTCCGGTGGTCGAGAATGGCGGGCGGGGCGGCCAGACACGTGGCAAGCTGGTGGGTATCCTCACCAACCGCGACGTCCGCTTCGCCTCCGACGACCGCCAGAAGATCCACGAGCTGATGACGAAGGACAACCTCGTCACCGTCCGCGACACCGTTGACCAGCAGGAGGCCAAGCGTCTCCTGCATGCACACCGGATCGAGAAGCTGCTCGTGGTGGACGGCGAGGGCCATTGCGTCGGCCTGATCACCGTCAAGGATATCGAGAAGTCGCAGTTGAACCCCAATGCGGCGAAGGACGGGCAGGGCCGCCTCCTGGCTGCGGCGGCGACCAGCGTGGGCGAGGATGGCTTCGAGCGCGCCGAACGCCTGATCGACGCCGGCATCGACCTGATCGTCGTGGATACGGCCCATGGCCATTCCCAGCGGGTGCTGGATGCGGTGGCGCGCGTGAAGCGCATGTCGAACGCGGTGCAGGTGATCGCCGGCAATGTCGCGACGCCGAGCGGCACGCAGGCGCTGATCGACGCGGGCGCCGACGGCATCAAGGTGGGCATCGGCCCCGGCTCCATCTGCACCACGCGTATCGTGGCGGGTGTGGGCGTACCCCAGCTTTCCGCCATCATGGATGCCGTCGCGGTGGCCGACAAGGCCGGTGTGCCGGTGATTGCCGACGGCGGCATCAAGTTCTCGGGCGATCTTGCCAAGGCGCTCGCCGCGGGTGCGTCGGCGGCCATGGTGGGCTCGCTTCTGGCGGGCACCGACGAAAGCCCGGGCGAGATCTATCTGCACCAGGGCCGCTCTTTCAAAGCCTATCGTGGAATGGGGTCGGTCGGCGCGATGGCCAGGGGATCGGCGGATCGCTACTTCCAGGCCGAGGTGCGCGACACGCTGAAGCTGGTGCCGGAAGGCATCGAGGGTCAGGTGGCCTACAAGGGGCCGGTCAGCGCCGTGCTGCACCAGCTTTCCGGCGGCCTGCGCGCGGCGATGGGCTACACCGGTGCCGCGACCCTGGACGATTTCCGCACCAACGCGACCTTCGTTCGGATTTCTCCGGCCGGCCTGCGCGAAAGCCACGCGCATGACGTGACCATCACGCGCGAAAGCCCCAACTACCCCGGCGGCCTGTGA
- the prpB gene encoding methylisocitrate lyase — protein sequence MTYLVDEDRPRVPAGQRFRALMDAPAIMRIPGAHNGLSAIQARDAGFEALYLSGGAVSASMGLPDLGILTLEDVTFHLRQLSRASALPVLVDGDTGFGEALNVMNMVRTFEDAGAGAVQIEDQLLPKKCGHLNDKRLAGAHDMAAKVSAARRARRDLVIIARTDAAASEGIEGAVCRAKLYLEAGADAIFPEALTSVDMFKAVAEALPGVPLLANMTEFGRTPALTADEFQALGYAMVIWPVSSLRVAAKAQAALYETIRRDGTPAAMLAAMQTRAELYDTIRLAEYEALDRSIIKTVLPDEVR from the coding sequence GTGACCTATCTCGTCGATGAAGACCGCCCACGCGTTCCGGCCGGCCAGCGTTTCCGGGCATTGATGGATGCGCCGGCCATCATGCGCATCCCGGGCGCGCATAACGGCCTGTCGGCCATACAGGCCCGCGACGCGGGCTTTGAGGCGCTCTATCTCTCCGGCGGCGCGGTCAGCGCCTCCATGGGCCTTCCTGACCTCGGCATCCTGACGCTGGAGGACGTCACCTTTCATCTGCGGCAATTGTCGCGCGCGTCGGCGCTGCCGGTGCTCGTCGACGGCGATACCGGCTTCGGCGAGGCGCTTAACGTGATGAACATGGTCCGCACCTTCGAGGATGCCGGTGCCGGCGCGGTGCAGATCGAAGATCAGCTTCTGCCCAAGAAGTGCGGCCACCTCAACGACAAGCGCCTTGCCGGCGCGCACGACATGGCGGCCAAGGTTTCGGCGGCGCGACGCGCGCGACGCGATCTCGTCATCATCGCGCGCACCGATGCCGCCGCCAGCGAAGGCATCGAGGGGGCCGTCTGCCGCGCGAAGCTCTATCTGGAGGCCGGGGCCGACGCCATCTTCCCGGAGGCGCTGACATCGGTGGACATGTTCAAGGCCGTCGCCGAGGCGCTGCCCGGCGTGCCGCTTCTGGCCAACATGACGGAGTTCGGACGCACGCCGGCGCTGACCGCCGACGAGTTCCAGGCGCTCGGCTACGCCATGGTGATCTGGCCCGTCTCCTCGCTGCGCGTCGCGGCAAAGGCGCAGGCCGCCCTTTACGAGACGATCCGCCGCGACGGCACCCCCGCGGCAATGCTTGCGGCGATGCAGACCCGGGCCGAGCTTTACGACACGATCCGCCTTGCCGAATACGAGGCGCTCGACCGGTCCATCATCAAGACGGTGTTGCCGGACGAGGTCCGCTGA